Proteins from a genomic interval of Pseudomonas anuradhapurensis:
- a CDS encoding hemolysin family protein, translating into MDPSPGISLTSLFADFGMIIFALLLVLLNGFFVAAEFAMVKLRATRVESIAELHGWRGNILRKVHNQLDAYLSACQLGITLASLGLGWVGEPAFAHLLEPLLAYLGVDTPELIKAISFFVAFFVISYLHIVVGELAPKSWAIRKPELLSLWTAVPLYLFYWAMYPAIYLLNASANAILRIAGQGEPGPHHEHHYSREELKLILHSSRGQDPSDQGMRVLASAVEMGELEVVDWANSREDMVSIDAHAPLKQILALVRRHKFSRYPVYDAEREEFTGLLHIKDLLLELAELEHLPETIDLDDLARPLERVSRHMPLAQLLEQFRKGGAHFVLVEEADGKVIGYLTMEDVLEVLVGDIQDEHRKAERGILAYQPGKLLVRGDTPLFKVERLLGVDLDHIEAETLAGLVYETLKRVPEEEEVLEVEGLRIIIKKMKGPKIVLAKVLKLD; encoded by the coding sequence ATGGACCCTTCCCCTGGTATCAGCCTCACCTCGTTATTCGCCGATTTCGGCATGATCATCTTTGCCTTGCTGCTGGTGCTGCTCAACGGTTTCTTCGTTGCCGCCGAATTCGCCATGGTCAAGCTGCGGGCAACCCGCGTCGAGTCCATCGCCGAGCTGCATGGCTGGCGCGGCAACATTCTGCGCAAGGTACACAACCAGCTCGATGCCTACCTGTCGGCCTGCCAGCTCGGTATCACCCTCGCCTCCCTCGGCCTGGGCTGGGTCGGTGAGCCAGCCTTCGCCCACCTGCTGGAGCCATTGCTGGCCTACCTGGGCGTCGACACGCCCGAGCTGATCAAGGCCATCTCGTTCTTCGTCGCCTTCTTCGTCATCTCGTACCTGCACATCGTGGTCGGCGAGCTGGCGCCCAAGTCCTGGGCTATCCGCAAGCCAGAGCTGCTGTCGCTATGGACTGCCGTGCCGTTGTACCTGTTCTACTGGGCCATGTACCCGGCCATCTACCTGCTCAATGCCAGCGCCAACGCCATCTTGCGCATCGCCGGCCAGGGCGAACCCGGCCCGCACCACGAGCACCATTACAGCCGTGAGGAACTCAAGCTGATCCTGCACTCCAGCCGTGGCCAGGACCCGAGCGACCAGGGCATGCGCGTATTGGCCTCGGCGGTGGAAATGGGCGAGCTGGAGGTCGTCGACTGGGCCAACTCGCGCGAGGACATGGTCAGCATCGACGCCCATGCGCCGTTGAAGCAGATCCTGGCACTGGTGCGTCGCCACAAGTTCAGCCGCTACCCGGTGTACGACGCCGAGCGCGAGGAGTTCACCGGCCTGCTGCACATCAAGGACCTGCTGCTGGAGTTGGCAGAACTCGAGCACCTGCCCGAAACCATCGACCTGGACGACCTCGCCCGGCCGCTGGAGCGCGTGTCGCGGCACATGCCGCTGGCCCAGCTGCTGGAGCAGTTCCGCAAGGGCGGCGCGCATTTCGTGCTGGTCGAGGAAGCCGATGGCAAGGTGATTGGCTACCTGACCATGGAAGACGTGCTGGAAGTGCTGGTTGGCGACATCCAGGACGAGCACCGCAAGGCCGAACGCGGCATTCTCGCCTACCAGCCGGGCAAGCTGCTGGTACGCGGCGACACGCCGCTGTTCAAGGTCGAACGCCTGCTGGGTGTCGACCTTGACCACATCGAGGCAGAAACGTTGGCCGGGCTGGTCTATGAGACGCTCAAGCGCGTGCCTGAAGAAGAGGAAGTGCTGGAGGTCGAAGGGCTGCGCATCATCATCAAGAAGATGAAAGGGCCGAAGATCGTCCTGGCCAAGGTGCTCAAGCTGGATTGA
- a CDS encoding M23 family metallopeptidase yields the protein MPARLLLFCALLMASASSLGMTTYTINDDGRVTSYTDRPGPRAKPLVQRVPMVEMHEDQVQLNAITFDGGISFSARNQLHVPVEVELRLDNLVNAQGGNAPRIVRRLLPPHSTQMLTVLHGRPGMLLNYRSTLLQAMGDPGRRPQGFRYAFPWLGGPFRVTQGPNGRVSHFGPKGRYAMDIAMPEGTTIIAAREGVVVKTENRQSGRGPNPSGNFVRILHPDGTMGVYLHLMRGSVVVTEGQRVRQGQMLAKSGNTGNSTGPHLHFVVQRNVGLALESIPYQFDRPINGLPDFTAGNP from the coding sequence ATGCCTGCCCGCCTGCTGCTGTTCTGTGCACTGCTCATGGCTTCGGCGTCCAGCCTGGGCATGACTACCTACACGATCAACGATGATGGCCGTGTAACCTCCTATACCGACCGGCCTGGTCCCCGTGCCAAACCCCTGGTGCAGCGCGTGCCCATGGTCGAAATGCACGAAGACCAGGTGCAGCTGAACGCGATAACCTTCGATGGTGGCATCAGCTTCTCGGCCCGCAATCAATTGCATGTGCCGGTAGAAGTGGAGTTGCGGTTGGACAACCTGGTGAATGCCCAGGGCGGCAATGCACCGCGTATCGTGCGCCGGCTACTGCCCCCGCATAGCACGCAGATGCTCACCGTGCTCCATGGGCGGCCTGGCATGTTGCTGAACTATCGCTCCACCCTGCTGCAGGCCATGGGCGACCCGGGCAGGCGGCCCCAGGGCTTTCGCTATGCCTTCCCTTGGCTGGGTGGCCCGTTCCGTGTGACTCAGGGCCCCAATGGCCGAGTCAGCCATTTTGGGCCGAAAGGACGTTATGCCATGGACATTGCCATGCCCGAAGGCACCACCATCATTGCGGCGCGGGAAGGCGTAGTGGTGAAGACGGAGAACCGCCAGAGCGGGCGCGGGCCGAACCCGTCGGGCAATTTCGTGCGGATCCTGCACCCGGACGGCACCATGGGCGTCTACCTGCACCTGATGCGCGGTTCGGTGGTAGTGACGGAAGGGCAGCGGGTGCGGCAGGGGCAGATGCTGGCCAAGTCAGGCAACACGGGCAACAGTACCGGGCCGCACCTGCATTTCGTGGTGCAGCGCAATGTGGGGTTGGCGCTTGAGTCGATACCGTATCAGTTCGACAGGCCGATCAACGGGTTACCGGACTTCACCGCGGGCAACCCTTGA